In the Flagellimonas sp. HMM57 genome, one interval contains:
- a CDS encoding FecR family protein, which yields MQENYLAKWLNGELPDDELAEFKQSDTYASFMKLKEVSGTLVAPEFDIEKSLMELQNERIGDAPKVITLNPFRKFLRVAAVIAVLLTGSYFFVNSLDETITTQLAERSELVLPDSSQITLNADSQISYSEKKWDEKRNVKLKGEAFFKVAKGKKFTVSTEYGIVSVLGTLFNVENREGFFEVTCYEGLVSVSHKNLDTKLPAGSSFLVIEGKVMDVSKSESAQPSWINNESNFTSIPLSYVFKELERQYDIKVNSKDVDTSLLFTGTFSNTDLNMALKSISTPSRITYKIEGDNVLFYAENTP from the coding sequence ATGCAAGAAAATTATCTGGCAAAATGGCTTAACGGAGAACTTCCCGATGATGAGCTTGCGGAATTTAAGCAATCCGATACCTACGCTTCTTTTATGAAATTAAAGGAGGTTTCGGGTACGTTGGTGGCCCCTGAATTTGATATTGAAAAATCTTTAATGGAGCTACAAAACGAACGTATTGGAGATGCCCCTAAAGTCATTACATTAAATCCATTTAGAAAATTCTTGCGCGTTGCTGCAGTTATTGCTGTTTTGTTGACAGGCTCTTACTTTTTTGTCAATTCACTGGATGAGACAATAACCACCCAATTGGCCGAACGTTCAGAACTAGTATTACCGGACAGTTCACAAATTACTCTAAACGCAGATTCACAAATTTCGTACAGTGAAAAAAAATGGGATGAAAAACGTAACGTCAAACTAAAAGGGGAAGCATTTTTTAAGGTTGCCAAAGGAAAAAAATTTACTGTCTCAACCGAGTATGGAATTGTTTCTGTACTGGGAACCCTATTTAACGTTGAAAACAGGGAAGGCTTTTTTGAGGTTACTTGTTATGAAGGTTTAGTAAGCGTCTCGCACAAGAATCTAGATACTAAATTACCCGCAGGTTCTTCTTTTCTAGTCATTGAAGGGAAAGTAATGGACGTTTCCAAATCAGAAAGCGCACAACCCTCATGGATCAATAACGAAAGTAATTTTACAAGTATTCCGTTATCCTATGTGTTCAAAGAACTGGAACGACAGTATGATATCAAGGTAAATTCCAAGGATGTTGATACAAGTTTACTATTTACAGGGACTTTTAGCAACACAGACCTAAATATGGCGTTAAAAAGTATAAGTACCCCATCTCGCATTACATACAAAATTGAGGGTGATAATGTACTTTTCTATGCTGAGAACACTCCGTAG